The Halalkalibacter krulwichiae genome has a segment encoding these proteins:
- a CDS encoding UDP-N-acetylmuramoyl-tripeptide--D-alanyl-D-alanine ligase codes for MIKKTFNEIATWVNGEAVGQGDTPVKIAGVSTDTRTIQKGNLYIPLVGENFNGHDFVEKAIENGASGAFWQRDQPNPPATIPLIYVEDTLLALQELAKNYLASLSVKVVGITGSNGKTTTKDMVTSVLATTYKVQKTEGNYNNHIGLPLTILRLEEDTEIAVLEMGMSGRGEIELLSKLSKPDAAIITNIGESHLQDLGSREGIAEAKFEITTGLQKDGTLVIHGDEPLLTEKVTNSPFHVITFGNSESNDYYPEKIEQKSDGTFFSINEESETEFFIPVLGKHNINNALSAIAVAKTFNVAILDIRKGLEMIKITGMRTELIQGKNNVAVINDAYNASPTSMRAAIQLLQDLNGYGKKIVVLGDMLELGEHEETFHYDIGQGIDSAKINFVFTFGKLGRKIAEGAQGTFAENRVFAFDEKQELITKLKEVVDEGDIVLVKGSRGMKLEEVVQALT; via the coding sequence GATACAAAAAGGAAATCTCTATATCCCGCTTGTCGGTGAGAATTTTAATGGCCATGATTTTGTAGAAAAGGCTATTGAAAATGGAGCATCAGGAGCGTTTTGGCAGAGGGATCAACCGAATCCACCTGCTACTATCCCGCTTATTTATGTTGAAGATACTTTATTAGCCTTACAGGAATTAGCCAAGAACTATTTGGCGAGTCTGTCTGTTAAGGTCGTTGGAATTACTGGAAGCAATGGGAAAACAACGACGAAGGATATGGTGACGTCCGTGCTTGCAACGACATATAAGGTCCAAAAAACAGAAGGGAATTACAATAATCACATTGGCCTTCCGCTGACGATTCTTAGATTAGAAGAAGACACGGAAATCGCTGTGTTGGAAATGGGGATGAGTGGAAGGGGAGAAATTGAACTTCTTTCTAAACTTTCAAAACCTGATGCGGCGATTATTACGAACATTGGCGAATCACATTTACAGGATTTGGGTTCAAGGGAAGGAATAGCGGAAGCAAAATTTGAAATTACAACAGGATTGCAGAAGGACGGGACACTCGTAATCCATGGTGATGAGCCGCTTTTAACGGAGAAAGTGACAAACAGCCCGTTTCATGTAATTACATTTGGAAATTCGGAGTCCAATGATTATTATCCAGAGAAAATCGAACAAAAAAGTGATGGTACATTTTTTTCAATTAATGAAGAAAGTGAAACTGAGTTCTTTATCCCGGTTCTTGGCAAACATAATATCAATAACGCCCTTTCAGCTATCGCAGTTGCGAAGACATTTAATGTGGCTATCTTAGATATCAGAAAAGGGCTAGAGATGATTAAGATTACGGGGATGAGAACCGAATTGATCCAAGGAAAAAATAATGTTGCCGTTATTAATGACGCCTACAATGCTAGCCCAACTTCAATGCGGGCGGCAATCCAATTGCTTCAAGATTTAAATGGCTATGGCAAAAAAATAGTTGTTCTAGGTGATATGCTAGAATTAGGTGAACATGAAGAAACTTTCCACTATGACATTGGGCAAGGAATTGACTCTGCTAAAATTAATTTTGTTTTCACTTTTGGCAAACTAGGAAGAAAGATTGCAGAAGGTGCGCAAGGTACGTTCGCGGAAAACCGCGTGTTTGCCTTTGATGAGAAACAGGAGCTAATTACGAAGCTTAAGGAAGTTGTCGATGAAGGGGATATTGTCCTAGTTAAGGGCTCACGTGGTATGAAGTTAGAAGAGGTTGTTCAAGCGCTAACGTAA